The following are encoded in a window of Microbacterium sp. LWO13-1.2 genomic DNA:
- a CDS encoding HNH endonuclease signature motif containing protein, with protein sequence MPVSRSRRARVDRRRRRRVAAADNDLTPAEWDALRREWGGCAYCGIGDVPLQKDCVQPISRGGRYTLTNVVPACGSCNASKSNGEVTSWLRRRGLDESAFLLRHHAVQLSFVTDDQPD encoded by the coding sequence ATGCCCGTCAGTCGCAGCCGCCGTGCCCGCGTGGATCGTCGGCGACGCCGGCGGGTGGCGGCAGCCGACAACGACCTGACGCCGGCGGAATGGGACGCGCTGCGGCGGGAGTGGGGCGGATGCGCGTACTGCGGCATCGGCGACGTTCCGCTGCAGAAGGATTGCGTGCAGCCGATCTCACGCGGCGGCCGCTACACGTTGACGAACGTGGTCCCCGCGTGCGGCTCCTGCAACGCCAGCAAGTCGAACGGCGAGGTGACGAGCTGGCTGCGGCGCCGCGGGCTCGATGAGAGCGCGTTCCTGCTGCGCCACCATGCCGTGCAGCTGTCCTTCGTGACGGACGACCAGCCGGACTGA
- a CDS encoding DUF998 domain-containing protein, giving the protein MDTARRLRQETQAIWAMVLCFAVGTGAGMLLLQGVPRPLAGDGSVVFPAAGVAAICAATAFVASTVLHRRGETAPMPRWQAVISDVSAIALTIAFGAVAAMGVLLAGEILGVGLQGLELSALGGGLLTGAASAFAGRFAFDAGITLRTGDLAGLLFGFLIIGTLFAMLTATDPRWWERNFSQLGLGTGSWAFNGTLVVAGLLVATVGSYIGRDLHRLRGDAPLPRIGGVVALWAATGVALAAVGLFPLHAAPVVHNIVAFGALVLFGAAAASTTFVISKPPRALVVTTIGVVALVVLAVLLWVFFGLYSVTALEAIVIGLGLAWMTTLVRMLAIVVPPESRPSLRATLLRA; this is encoded by the coding sequence ATGGACACGGCGCGGCGGCTTCGGCAGGAGACCCAGGCGATCTGGGCCATGGTGCTGTGCTTCGCCGTTGGCACCGGCGCGGGGATGCTGCTGCTTCAGGGGGTTCCGCGTCCGCTGGCCGGGGACGGCTCCGTCGTGTTCCCCGCGGCAGGCGTCGCCGCGATCTGTGCGGCGACCGCGTTCGTGGCCAGCACCGTTCTGCACCGACGCGGTGAGACCGCGCCGATGCCGCGCTGGCAGGCGGTGATCTCCGACGTCTCTGCGATCGCGCTCACCATCGCGTTCGGCGCCGTCGCCGCGATGGGGGTGCTCCTCGCCGGCGAGATCCTCGGCGTCGGTCTGCAGGGGCTGGAGCTCTCCGCTCTCGGCGGCGGTCTGCTCACCGGTGCGGCGAGTGCGTTTGCCGGCCGATTCGCGTTCGACGCCGGGATCACCCTGCGCACCGGAGACCTCGCCGGTCTCCTCTTCGGATTCCTCATCATCGGCACGCTCTTCGCGATGCTCACCGCCACCGACCCGCGCTGGTGGGAGCGCAACTTCTCGCAGCTCGGCCTCGGGACCGGCTCCTGGGCCTTCAACGGCACGCTCGTCGTCGCCGGGCTCCTGGTGGCGACGGTCGGCTCGTACATCGGACGCGACCTGCATCGGCTGCGCGGTGATGCTCCACTGCCCCGCATCGGCGGAGTGGTCGCGCTCTGGGCGGCGACCGGGGTCGCGCTCGCCGCGGTCGGGCTGTTCCCGCTGCACGCGGCGCCCGTCGTGCACAACATCGTCGCGTTCGGCGCGCTGGTGCTGTTCGGGGCAGCCGCTGCATCCACCACGTTCGTGATCTCGAAGCCGCCGCGTGCTCTCGTGGTGACCACGATCGGGGTGGTCGCCCTCGTCGTGCTCGCGGTGCTGCTGTGGGTGTTCTTCGGGCTCTACTCGGTCACGGCATTGGAAGCGATCGTGATCGGGCTCGGCCTGGCGTGGATGACGACACTCGTGCGGATGCTCGCCATCGTCGTCCCGCCGGAATCTCGGCCGTCGCTGCGCGCCACGCTCCTGCGCGCCTGA
- a CDS encoding helix-turn-helix domain-containing protein: MFDTVQETVDRLAMSLRRSVVLEDAEFVLLASSAHYGDLDPARLQTLSERRPTDALAAELRNRRLHAQRAPRVIEPDPAFGIEYARLSITLRSRYGVLGFLWVTLVEPLTPGEVVLITETVETLRAVLVNISQSIEAVNAEVESEMLGLLTSDAPSRENAANELIELGMFTRSRRFVALCLSLNAEWAPWGGPPPREVISHALLRAITTPMIDAYSFVPTMPETFILIGFRNEPTPEAIGSVVAAIIRETDASDAQEPLGAVLGIGAPVDELVASWESYEQALIAVRVARSRGSRSASWSADPIAASIATLLADEPPEHLLPEPLRRLAEAPAETIELFEAYVTHGGRIAEVADRLGVHRATVHYRLRRAAASIGVDIDADDTRFVIGAWLRQRWLRG; the protein is encoded by the coding sequence ATGTTCGACACCGTGCAGGAGACCGTCGATCGGCTCGCGATGTCGCTGCGCCGGTCCGTGGTGCTCGAAGATGCCGAGTTCGTGCTGCTCGCCAGTAGCGCTCACTACGGCGATCTCGACCCGGCGCGGCTGCAGACGTTGTCGGAGCGGCGCCCGACGGATGCCCTCGCCGCCGAGCTGCGCAACCGACGGCTGCACGCACAACGCGCGCCCCGTGTGATCGAGCCCGATCCCGCTTTCGGGATCGAGTACGCGCGACTCTCGATCACGCTGCGCTCGCGCTACGGCGTGCTCGGGTTTCTGTGGGTCACTCTCGTCGAGCCGCTCACCCCCGGCGAGGTCGTCCTCATCACGGAGACGGTCGAGACGCTGCGCGCCGTGCTGGTGAACATCTCACAGTCGATCGAAGCGGTGAACGCCGAGGTCGAATCCGAGATGCTCGGTCTGCTCACCTCTGATGCACCGAGCAGAGAAAATGCAGCGAACGAGCTCATCGAGCTCGGCATGTTCACGCGATCGCGTCGATTCGTGGCGCTCTGCCTCTCGCTGAATGCCGAGTGGGCGCCGTGGGGAGGGCCACCCCCACGCGAGGTGATCTCGCACGCGCTGCTGCGTGCGATCACCACCCCGATGATCGACGCCTACAGCTTCGTGCCGACCATGCCGGAGACGTTCATCCTGATCGGTTTCCGGAATGAGCCGACTCCGGAAGCGATCGGCAGTGTCGTTGCCGCGATCATTCGCGAGACGGACGCCTCCGACGCGCAGGAGCCGCTCGGCGCCGTCCTCGGCATCGGGGCGCCGGTCGACGAACTGGTCGCGTCGTGGGAGTCGTACGAGCAGGCGCTGATCGCGGTGCGCGTCGCGCGGTCGCGGGGCAGCCGATCGGCATCCTGGAGCGCCGACCCGATCGCCGCGTCGATTGCGACCCTCCTGGCGGACGAGCCGCCGGAGCACCTGCTCCCGGAGCCGCTTCGTCGTCTGGCCGAGGCCCCAGCCGAGACGATCGAGCTGTTCGAGGCGTACGTGACGCACGGCGGCCGGATCGCCGAGGTGGCAGATCGACTCGGCGTGCATCGGGCGACCGTGCACTATCGCCTGCGTCGCGCCGCTGCATCGATCGGTGTCGACATCGATGCCGACGACACGCGATTCGTGATCGGAGCATGGCTCCGGCAGCGATGGCTGCGGGGGTGA
- a CDS encoding amidohydrolase family protein yields MTTATNTVRTIRAGAIADVLTGEVLTDHAIVLEGERIAAVEPWSISRHGGDDVLDLSEHLVAPGLIDLHTHLIGELERGSYSPFLTGSPARDALLGVRHARATLRAGFTTVRDVGSFRAFVDCDLRDAIDSGICEGPRMVCAGAYVTCSSGGGEITDLAVDIELPKSYRFGVADSVDEVRSAVRRIAHRGADVIKVITTGAVYASGTNPGAPEYTEAELRACVEEAALYGLYVAAHAHGEEGALRAIRAGARTIEHGTLLGEAAMSAMIEHGTYYVPTTYLLQWVEEHAERENHPAGVRAKTAAVGASARAAVRLAIEAGVRIAYGTDAIVFPHGRNAGQLAEFVEWGMTPMQALQSATTVAADCLGRSADIGAIAPGRYADLVAVRGAHLGAIERFCDVSAVVKGGELVV; encoded by the coding sequence ATGACCACTGCAACGAACACCGTCAGGACCATCCGTGCCGGAGCAATCGCCGATGTGCTCACCGGAGAGGTGCTGACCGACCATGCCATCGTCCTCGAGGGTGAGCGCATCGCCGCCGTCGAGCCATGGTCCATCTCGCGGCACGGCGGTGACGACGTACTCGACCTGAGCGAGCACCTCGTCGCCCCAGGGCTGATTGATCTGCACACGCACCTCATCGGCGAGCTCGAACGAGGCAGCTACAGTCCATTCCTGACCGGCTCGCCGGCCCGCGACGCGCTCCTGGGAGTGCGCCACGCGCGTGCCACGCTGCGCGCGGGATTCACGACCGTTCGTGACGTCGGCAGTTTTCGCGCCTTCGTCGACTGCGACCTGCGTGACGCCATCGACTCCGGCATCTGCGAAGGTCCGCGCATGGTGTGCGCCGGCGCCTACGTCACCTGCTCGTCCGGCGGAGGCGAGATCACCGACCTCGCCGTCGACATCGAACTTCCGAAGTCCTACCGCTTCGGCGTGGCCGATTCGGTCGACGAGGTGCGCTCCGCGGTGCGTCGGATCGCGCACCGCGGAGCAGATGTGATCAAGGTCATCACCACCGGAGCCGTCTACGCCTCGGGCACGAACCCCGGTGCGCCCGAATACACCGAGGCCGAGCTGCGGGCCTGTGTCGAAGAGGCGGCTCTCTACGGTCTCTACGTCGCGGCCCACGCGCACGGTGAAGAGGGCGCGCTGCGGGCGATCCGCGCCGGTGCCCGGACCATCGAGCACGGCACCCTGCTCGGCGAGGCCGCCATGTCGGCGATGATCGAGCACGGCACCTATTACGTGCCGACCACCTATCTGCTGCAGTGGGTCGAGGAGCACGCCGAGCGGGAGAATCATCCGGCCGGCGTCCGGGCGAAGACGGCTGCGGTGGGTGCCTCGGCGCGTGCCGCCGTGCGGCTCGCCATCGAGGCCGGCGTGCGCATCGCGTACGGCACCGACGCGATCGTGTTCCCCCATGGCAGGAACGCCGGCCAGTTGGCGGAGTTCGTCGAGTGGGGAATGACTCCCATGCAGGCGCTGCAATCGGCGACGACCGTCGCGGCCGACTGCCTCGGGCGATCGGCCGACATCGGGGCGATCGCTCCCGGGCGGTACGCCGACCTCGTTGCGGTCCGTGGAGCGCACCTTGGGGCGATCGAGCGTTTCTGCGATGTTTCGGCAGTCGTGAAGGGTGGAGAGCTCGTCGTGTGA
- a CDS encoding oligopeptide:H+ symporter: MTVSSSTSAPPTARTFFGLPRTMYPVAGFAGFDALAYYGMQTILVYYVYFASSEGGLELSPSVAIAIVSTYSASTFLATIFAGWLADNVLGAGRGLRWGAVLAFIGYLVLALVPGHIGLTIGLLAIAFGAASMWVSEGTLLGGTLNTHESKRESGFTIYYLGSAGGAMVGITLTGVLQTEYGFRIGFLTSAIAILVGLLVYLPFRRGTEATAPVLVGRGVHGWALAWPILGVVMAVAVVIGTVSAGWNPATFVGIGALVVAVGVLAKLLTRHDLDREHKRRVLRYLPFFCATGVFAMLYQQLYTTVAIHSEASTDRVIFGVELPPSMVLGIAPLCTIIVAPILAAVWGALGERQPSLPVKFAVAFAGCALGMGWLAAASGVGGLTPIIVLVFIVFVFGASDVVVSPSGISLATAVAPEGFETRMLSVHYLSVAIGIAAAGVAGEGFIPGENETGYFAGFAIVGAVVAVAMIIVRVVVGRRLVTTEEREVVR; this comes from the coding sequence ATGACCGTCAGCAGCTCGACCAGCGCTCCACCGACAGCGCGTACGTTCTTCGGCCTGCCCCGGACGATGTATCCCGTGGCCGGCTTTGCGGGATTCGATGCCCTCGCCTACTACGGCATGCAGACGATCCTCGTGTACTACGTGTACTTCGCCAGCAGTGAGGGTGGACTCGAATTGTCCCCCTCGGTGGCGATCGCGATCGTGTCGACGTACAGCGCCTCGACCTTCCTCGCAACGATCTTCGCCGGCTGGTTGGCCGACAATGTGCTCGGCGCCGGCCGTGGGTTGCGATGGGGCGCGGTGCTCGCGTTCATCGGCTACCTCGTGCTCGCGCTCGTACCGGGTCATATCGGTCTGACGATCGGGCTCCTCGCGATCGCATTCGGGGCCGCGTCGATGTGGGTCAGCGAGGGCACGTTGCTGGGAGGAACGCTCAACACGCACGAGTCCAAGCGCGAGTCGGGCTTCACCATCTACTACCTGGGAAGCGCTGGCGGCGCTATGGTCGGCATCACTCTCACCGGCGTGCTGCAGACGGAGTACGGCTTCCGGATCGGGTTCCTCACGTCCGCGATCGCGATCCTGGTCGGTCTGCTCGTGTACCTGCCGTTCCGCCGCGGGACCGAGGCCACAGCCCCCGTCCTCGTGGGCCGCGGCGTTCACGGCTGGGCGCTCGCCTGGCCGATCCTCGGCGTCGTCATGGCTGTTGCGGTTGTCATCGGCACGGTGTCAGCCGGCTGGAACCCGGCGACGTTCGTCGGTATCGGAGCGCTCGTCGTCGCCGTCGGGGTGCTGGCCAAGCTGCTCACCCGCCACGACCTCGACCGCGAGCACAAGCGACGGGTGCTGCGCTATCTGCCTTTCTTCTGCGCGACGGGTGTATTCGCGATGCTCTATCAGCAGCTGTACACGACCGTGGCGATCCACTCCGAAGCGAGCACCGACCGGGTCATCTTCGGTGTCGAACTCCCTCCTTCGATGGTGCTCGGCATCGCGCCGCTGTGCACGATCATCGTCGCGCCGATCCTCGCAGCAGTCTGGGGAGCGCTGGGGGAGCGGCAGCCGTCGCTGCCTGTGAAGTTCGCCGTCGCGTTCGCCGGATGCGCGCTCGGGATGGGGTGGCTCGCCGCGGCCTCCGGAGTCGGCGGACTCACTCCGATCATCGTGCTCGTCTTCATCGTGTTCGTCTTCGGCGCCTCCGACGTCGTCGTCTCGCCATCCGGTATTTCCCTTGCCACAGCCGTCGCTCCCGAGGGATTCGAGACGCGCATGCTCTCGGTGCACTACCTCTCCGTCGCGATCGGCATCGCCGCGGCCGGCGTTGCCGGCGAAGGGTTCATCCCGGGAGAGAACGAGACCGGTTACTTCGCCGGCTTCGCCATCGTCGGCGCTGTCGTCGCCGTCGCCATGATCATCGTGCGGGTCGTCGTCGGTAGACGCCTGGTCACCACCGAGGAAAGAGAGGTCGTTCGATGA
- a CDS encoding aminopeptidase P family protein, whose protein sequence is MSNDADLPFSRDEYADRLRRMRRAMADADVTVAILTAPDTMAWLTGYRVRWYRQHTSTSMPPAQCIVVHVEEGSPFIIDAGYHEELARTGTVLDDVRTLPTSSEMHEASLADYVAFLADQIRPWAGTRVGMERWSCIPSPAVADVVDATLEGLGCRIVDVTLPFRGIRRLKSSAEIGKIEQAQAATDAGIRAILAEATPQTTELEAWGIYSLGMVRAGGEPAALHETVAAGATVSALHRLSGRTALGSGPVVHPDMASSVDGYHARATRPLMFHEVSDESRRQVAIAAGAYDLVLQYGKVGAPWGQLIGALRSYFADSGAPGAGSAAYELGLSVAPTDFVGEFTWGMDDERDDVIEAGLVTNFESWTSLILVDTVVFEEAGPRFLSSLPRDVLEFA, encoded by the coding sequence GTGAGCAACGACGCAGATCTCCCCTTCTCCCGCGACGAGTACGCCGACCGACTTCGACGCATGCGACGAGCGATGGCAGACGCCGACGTCACGGTCGCCATCCTCACCGCCCCCGACACGATGGCGTGGCTGACCGGCTATCGCGTCCGCTGGTATCGCCAGCACACGTCGACGTCGATGCCGCCGGCGCAGTGCATCGTCGTGCACGTCGAGGAGGGAAGCCCGTTCATCATCGATGCCGGCTACCACGAGGAGCTCGCTCGCACCGGGACTGTGCTCGACGACGTCCGCACGCTCCCCACGTCCTCGGAGATGCACGAGGCGTCACTCGCCGACTATGTCGCCTTCCTCGCCGACCAGATACGCCCATGGGCGGGCACGCGGGTGGGGATGGAACGGTGGAGCTGCATCCCGAGCCCCGCCGTCGCCGACGTCGTCGACGCCACGCTCGAGGGTCTCGGATGCCGCATCGTCGATGTCACGCTGCCGTTCCGCGGCATCCGGCGCCTGAAGAGCTCCGCCGAGATCGGCAAGATCGAACAGGCGCAGGCGGCGACGGATGCCGGCATCCGCGCGATCCTGGCGGAGGCCACTCCCCAGACGACCGAGCTCGAGGCGTGGGGCATCTATTCGCTGGGCATGGTGCGCGCGGGCGGGGAGCCGGCGGCGCTGCACGAGACGGTGGCCGCAGGCGCCACCGTCTCCGCCTTGCACCGACTCAGCGGGCGTACAGCCCTCGGCTCCGGCCCGGTCGTGCATCCTGACATGGCCTCGTCGGTCGACGGATACCACGCCAGGGCCACCCGACCGCTGATGTTCCACGAGGTCTCCGATGAGAGCCGGCGTCAGGTCGCCATCGCCGCCGGGGCGTACGACCTGGTCCTGCAGTACGGGAAGGTCGGCGCACCGTGGGGACAGTTGATCGGCGCCCTTCGCTCCTACTTCGCGGACAGCGGGGCGCCAGGTGCCGGCTCAGCCGCGTACGAACTCGGGCTCTCCGTCGCACCCACCGACTTCGTCGGTGAATTCACCTGGGGGATGGACGATGAACGAGACGACGTCATCGAAGCGGGACTCGTGACGAACTTCGAGTCCTGGACGTCGCTGATCCTCGTCGACACCGTCGTCTTCGAGGAGGCCGGTCCTCGATTCCTCTCTTCACTGCCGCGCGACGTACTGGAATTCGCATGA
- a CDS encoding alpha/beta hydrolase produces MTAAPWNEQFVLHTAAGSIRVREWGDPDGPLVVFHHGTPSSSIAVPGGWGGPSAAGVRLCSYDRPGYGGSPSLPGRTVADAAEWSARIADACGADLFAVMGTSGGGPHAVAAAALLPERVTALCVDVGLGPARLGFDAASRMVDETVAEIDAARRGENALREHLGSLGPGTDALNDWMARLPESDREVLGRADVQHEEAVEATEWAVHGIDGWVEDDLALFSREWAFDTDDVRMPTRLIYGGADVLVPASHGEAWLELIPHAEMHLVPGGGHWLRDHEVEALRWCRGKARAAARSSGHVRH; encoded by the coding sequence ATGACCGCGGCGCCCTGGAATGAGCAGTTCGTGCTGCACACCGCGGCAGGTTCGATCCGCGTGCGCGAGTGGGGTGATCCCGACGGCCCTCTCGTCGTCTTCCATCACGGCACGCCGAGCAGTTCGATCGCCGTTCCTGGCGGCTGGGGCGGTCCTTCCGCGGCCGGCGTCAGGCTGTGCTCGTACGACAGGCCAGGCTATGGCGGCTCACCTTCGCTGCCGGGGCGAACGGTCGCCGATGCTGCGGAGTGGAGCGCACGCATCGCAGACGCTTGCGGTGCGGATCTTTTCGCGGTGATGGGCACATCGGGTGGGGGGCCGCACGCCGTCGCAGCCGCCGCGCTTCTGCCGGAGCGGGTGACTGCGCTCTGCGTCGACGTGGGTCTCGGCCCCGCGCGACTCGGCTTCGACGCCGCGAGCCGGATGGTGGACGAGACCGTCGCCGAGATCGATGCCGCGCGCCGAGGCGAGAACGCGCTGCGCGAGCATCTGGGATCGCTCGGCCCCGGCACGGATGCCTTGAACGACTGGATGGCTCGACTGCCCGAGAGCGATCGCGAGGTGCTCGGCCGTGCCGATGTGCAACACGAGGAAGCGGTCGAGGCGACGGAGTGGGCCGTGCACGGCATCGACGGCTGGGTGGAGGACGACCTCGCATTGTTCAGCAGGGAGTGGGCATTCGACACAGACGACGTGCGGATGCCGACAAGGCTCATTTACGGCGGTGCCGATGTGCTCGTTCCTGCGTCGCACGGCGAAGCCTGGCTCGAGTTGATCCCGCACGCGGAGATGCACCTCGTGCCCGGCGGCGGGCACTGGCTGCGCGACCACGAGGTGGAGGCGCTCCGCTGGTGCCGCGGTAAGGCCCGGGCTGCCGCGCGGTCATCCGGTCACGTGCGCCACTGA
- a CDS encoding Gfo/Idh/MocA family oxidoreductase yields the protein MTAAVPTRLAIIGAGSRGTGYARRAVAEGALITAVVEPDEARLRAFLAELSAQPVIVYDTWQEIAALPARIADAVVISTPDRLHAEPAIGLAHAGYHLLLEKPMAPTEEESARIVAAAEEAGVMLAVCHVMRYSSYSQTLKKLLDEGAIGRLVSVEHLEPIGWWHFAHSYVRGNWAREEDSGPMLLTKSSHDIDWLSYVVGLPVERVSSFGSLLHFRPESKPANATARCLDCPLQNTCAYSATKIYRGFLGDETFERWPLAVLTTDVTASGIDRALRDGPYGRCVFDGQNDVVDHQVVNIEYQGGVTASFTVTAFTELDFRKTRLFGTAGSIEGDGRTLVVHDFVEDRKYDVVPESRGNASAADGHGGADDALVQAFLHAVRTGDRSVLLSGPEESLATHRVVWLAEEARRTNAVVSVAHVTG from the coding sequence ATGACCGCCGCCGTCCCCACCCGTCTCGCCATCATCGGCGCGGGCTCACGAGGAACCGGTTATGCGCGACGCGCGGTCGCCGAGGGTGCGCTGATCACCGCCGTCGTCGAACCGGACGAAGCGCGGCTGCGGGCATTCCTCGCGGAGCTCTCCGCGCAGCCCGTGATCGTCTACGACACGTGGCAGGAGATCGCCGCGCTGCCGGCGAGGATCGCGGACGCGGTCGTCATCTCGACTCCCGACCGGCTCCACGCCGAGCCGGCGATCGGCCTCGCTCACGCCGGATACCACCTGCTGCTGGAGAAGCCGATGGCTCCGACGGAGGAGGAATCGGCGCGCATCGTGGCGGCGGCTGAGGAGGCCGGAGTGATGCTCGCGGTCTGCCATGTGATGCGGTATTCGAGCTACTCGCAGACCCTCAAGAAGCTGCTCGATGAGGGGGCGATCGGCCGTCTGGTCTCGGTCGAGCACCTCGAGCCGATCGGCTGGTGGCATTTCGCCCACTCGTACGTGCGGGGCAACTGGGCTCGCGAGGAGGACTCCGGTCCGATGCTGCTCACCAAGAGCAGCCACGACATCGACTGGCTGTCGTACGTCGTGGGGCTTCCCGTCGAGCGGGTGTCGTCCTTCGGGAGCCTCCTGCACTTCCGGCCGGAGAGCAAGCCGGCCAACGCGACGGCACGCTGCCTGGATTGTCCGCTGCAGAACACCTGCGCCTACTCCGCGACGAAGATCTACCGAGGCTTCCTCGGCGATGAGACGTTCGAGCGCTGGCCACTCGCCGTGCTCACCACCGATGTCACGGCATCCGGCATCGATCGCGCTCTTCGGGACGGCCCATATGGCCGCTGCGTCTTCGACGGACAGAACGATGTCGTCGATCATCAGGTCGTGAACATCGAGTACCAGGGCGGCGTCACCGCATCCTTCACCGTCACGGCCTTCACGGAGCTGGACTTCCGCAAGACCCGTCTGTTCGGAACAGCCGGGAGCATCGAGGGGGATGGGCGCACGCTGGTGGTCCATGACTTCGTCGAGGACCGCAAGTACGACGTCGTTCCCGAATCGCGGGGCAACGCCAGCGCGGCCGACGGTCATGGCGGTGCGGATGATGCTCTCGTGCAGGCATTCCTTCACGCCGTGCGCACCGGGGACCGATCGGTCCTGCTGTCCGGGCCGGAGGAGAGCCTCGCGACCCATCGGGTCGTCTGGCTCGCCGAAGAGGCGCGGCGGACGAACGCCGTCGTGTCAGTGGCGCACGTGACCGGATGA
- a CDS encoding carbohydrate ABC transporter permease, translated as MRSPASRILSAAFLLVAALSVVLPFLALVSAALQPADTLVPRLTWPTDPQWGNFLTAWSMAGFGSLLASSAIIAVVVVPIAVICSTLAGYAMGTMRMPAKGALFAFFIAGLTLPYEAIVIPLYFAMRSTGLIDTYWAVILPLVGAFMPFGIFWMRTHFESVPAEIIEAAQLDGAGRFRTLVQILIPGARPAIITYALLTFMWAWNQFLLALILIRDPARRTAPSGLGTFVQQYGENIPLLAAGTLIVILPIVVLYFIFQRKFVAGLVQGALK; from the coding sequence ATGAGATCCCCCGCCTCCCGCATCCTTTCCGCGGCGTTCCTCCTGGTCGCGGCACTCAGCGTCGTGCTCCCTTTCCTCGCGCTGGTCTCGGCCGCTCTGCAGCCCGCCGACACTCTGGTCCCGCGGCTGACCTGGCCCACCGACCCGCAGTGGGGAAACTTCCTCACGGCGTGGAGCATGGCCGGCTTCGGATCCCTCCTCGCATCCAGCGCGATCATCGCCGTGGTGGTCGTGCCGATCGCGGTGATCTGCTCCACGCTCGCCGGCTACGCGATGGGGACGATGCGGATGCCCGCGAAGGGGGCGCTCTTCGCCTTCTTCATCGCCGGTCTCACCCTGCCCTACGAAGCGATCGTGATCCCGCTGTACTTCGCGATGAGGTCGACCGGACTCATCGACACCTATTGGGCGGTCATCCTGCCTCTGGTCGGCGCGTTCATGCCGTTCGGGATCTTCTGGATGCGGACGCACTTCGAGTCCGTGCCTGCCGAGATCATCGAGGCTGCGCAGCTCGACGGCGCCGGCCGCTTCCGCACGCTCGTGCAGATCCTCATCCCGGGGGCGCGGCCGGCCATCATCACGTACGCCCTGCTGACGTTCATGTGGGCCTGGAACCAGTTCCTGCTCGCGCTCATCCTGATCCGCGATCCTGCCCGCCGCACCGCGCCGTCGGGCCTGGGCACCTTCGTCCAGCAGTACGGCGAGAACATCCCGCTGCTGGCCGCCGGAACCCTCATCGTCATCCTGCCGATCGTCGTCCTCTACTTCATCTTCCAGCGCAAATTCGTCGCTGGGCTCGTTCAAGGAGCTCTCAAATGA
- a CDS encoding sugar ABC transporter permease: MTTSLSRTRGESAHIAGSPRRPRRGWSALLYILPAFVFYGTFIVAPWVQSIWLSFWNWDGIGAATWAGVENYVKVVTDERLLTALRNGLGFIVFYTVFPVILGLIIAAVIAARPRRGSGLVRTILFLPQILPLVAVGVIWRYLYAADGPINQGLTAIGLGDVARAWLGDFTWAYPAVGVIGTWVTTGLCMMLLLAGIQKIDPSLYEAARLDRCGPIRQFWHVTVPGVRAEIVVAATVTLISALASFDIVYVTTGGGPGYQTIVPGVLIYKLVFTSNEVGLACALATVLSAIILVFVALIGRAGRRNA, from the coding sequence ATGACGACATCGCTGTCCCGCACGCGGGGGGAGTCGGCGCACATCGCCGGCTCCCCTCGCCGCCCCCGCCGCGGCTGGAGCGCACTCCTCTACATCCTTCCGGCGTTCGTGTTCTACGGAACTTTCATCGTCGCGCCCTGGGTGCAGAGCATCTGGCTCTCGTTCTGGAACTGGGACGGCATCGGCGCGGCCACATGGGCCGGTGTCGAGAACTACGTCAAGGTCGTCACCGACGAGCGCCTGCTCACCGCGCTCCGCAACGGCCTCGGGTTCATCGTGTTCTACACGGTGTTCCCCGTCATCCTGGGCCTGATCATCGCCGCGGTGATCGCCGCCCGCCCTCGGCGCGGATCGGGACTGGTGCGGACCATCCTCTTCCTTCCGCAGATCCTTCCGCTCGTCGCCGTCGGCGTCATCTGGCGGTATCTCTATGCAGCCGACGGGCCCATCAACCAGGGCCTCACCGCGATCGGCCTCGGCGACGTGGCGCGTGCGTGGCTCGGCGACTTCACCTGGGCCTATCCCGCCGTCGGCGTGATCGGCACCTGGGTGACGACCGGGCTCTGCATGATGCTTCTGCTCGCCGGCATCCAGAAGATCGATCCCTCGCTCTACGAAGCCGCGCGCTTGGATCGCTGCGGACCGATCCGGCAGTTCTGGCACGTGACCGTGCCAGGCGTGCGGGCCGAGATCGTCGTCGCGGCCACGGTCACCCTCATCTCTGCGCTCGCGAGTTTCGACATCGTCTACGTCACCACCGGTGGAGGTCCCGGATACCAGACCATCGTCCCCGGCGTGCTCATCTACAAGCTCGTCTTCACGTCCAACGAGGTCGGTCTCGCGTGCGCGCTGGCCACCGTCCTCAGCGCGATCATCCTCGTCTTCGTCGCGCTCATCGGCCGAGCCGGAAGGCGCAACGCATGA